One genomic window of Phoenix dactylifera cultivar Barhee BC4 chromosome 6, palm_55x_up_171113_PBpolish2nd_filt_p, whole genome shotgun sequence includes the following:
- the LOC103703781 gene encoding LOW QUALITY PROTEIN: uncharacterized protein LOC103703781 (The sequence of the model RefSeq protein was modified relative to this genomic sequence to represent the inferred CDS: inserted 1 base in 1 codon), with protein sequence MNTSRFMDKQILGLSGSQQGGSGELLDLMNPEEEHQINGKKEETLPSYDFHPMRTLGSSPPTASTAPSPGXSWGAVDSKMASSNLKNAGILEPHELTKVSHEKEKSAYDAATVAEIDRTVKKYADNLLRTLEGVSSRLMQLESRTHHLESSVDELKVTIGNSSGTTDGKLRQLENILTEVQTGVQVLRDKQEIVEAQLQLANLQASKGDSQPQQSVEQSHQHAVPPSQPTMLPALPAPNAPPPPPPQQNPPAQLPQPQMPSIPSLLREPYFPSQAKQSEATHQQYQVPVQQPHPPPLSPHYQPSTQLPQYSQPPQPPQPVNPSPQLQSPLPQHPEESVPYMPTPQTYPSSIGQAVSFTQPPSGPPRNQYYGPNPNLYEPPTSRQGSGQPPFSTGYGPPVGPTFSDSYPYSGSPSHHSSSGMKSSPFASSAASSGGSSNYTRLPTAQILPQALPTGSSSGGSSGNRVPIDDVVEKVATMGFSRDQVRATVRKLTENGKSVDLNVVLDTLMNDGEIQPQKGCGDPTMFESFWMWMGDRGSIVIPAWQTMSYFSDVTNVCWFLEPEFAHEVRRLHSLIGNAVTEDRFIVVGTGSTQLFQAALYALSPSNTSEPINVVSAVPYYSSYPAVTDYLRSGLFRWAGDAYTYKGGKYIELVCSPNNPDGSIREAVLNSEAGKTVHDLAYYWPQYTPISSAADHDITLFTVSKSTGHAGTRLGWAIVKDKDVAKKMVKFIELNTIGVSKDSQLRAAKILKVVSDGYELPNTENTYKLFDYGRSLMTMRWEKLREAVKASGIFSLPEFPSSTCNFTGERTGTNPAFAWLKCEKEGISDCEGFLRSYGILTRSGRHFGAEPKYVRVSMLDRDETFKLFIERLSSLN encoded by the exons ATGAACACATCGCGGTTCATGGACAAGCAGATCCTGGGGTTGTCGGGATCGCAGCAGGGCGGCAGCGGCGAGCTCCTCGATCTGATGAATCCCGAGGAGGAGCACCAGATCaacggaaagaaggaagaaacccttcccagcTACGACTTCCACCCCATGCGGACTCTCGGATCCTCGCCGCCCACCGCCTCCACCGCCCCCTCCCCAG CCTCGTGGGGCGCCGTGGACTCCAAGATGGCCTCCTCCAATCTCAAA AATGCAGGTATTTTGGAGCCACATGAATTGACAAAAGTTAGCCATGAGAAGGAGAAGAGTGCATACGATGCAGCTACAGTGGCTGAGATTGATCGTACAGTGAAGAAATATGCTGATAATCTTCTGCGTACTTTGGAAGGTGTAAGTTCAAGGCTGATGCAGCTGGAGAGTAGGACTCACCACCTTGAAAGTTCCGTTGATGAGTTGAAGGTGACGATTGGGAACAGCAGTGGCACCACAGATGGAAAACTGAGGCAATTGGAGAATATTCTTACAGAG GTACAAACAGGTGTCCAAGTTCTACGCGACAAACAAGAAATTGTGGAGGCTCAGCTGCAACTTGCAAATCTGCAAGCCTCTAAAGGAGACAGCCAACCACAGCAATCTGTCGAACAATCACATCAACATGCAGTTCCTCCTTCACAACCGACCATGCTTCCTGCTTTGCCTGCTCCAAATGctcctccaccaccaccgccaCAACAAAATCCACCTGCTCAATTACCTCAGCCCCAAATGCCTTCTATCCCATCTTTGCTGCGTGAGCCCTACTTTCCCTCGCAAGCAAAGCAGTCTGAGGCCACACATCAACAATACCAAGTCCCAGTTCAGCAGCCACATCCACCACCactatccccacactaccaacctTCAACTCAGCTTCCACAATATTCTCAGCCACCGCAGCCCCCACAACCTGTGAACCCCTCCCCTCAACTTCAATCACCATTGCCTCAACACCCAGAAGAATCCGTGCCATACATGCCAACACCTCAGACCTATCCCTCCAGCATTGGCCAAGCCGTCTCTTTTACTCAGCCTCCAAGTGGACCTCCTCGTAACCAGTACTATGGGCCCAACCCAAATTTGTATGAACCACCTACAAGCAGACAGGGCTCAGGGCAGCCACCCTTTTCTACTGGATATGGCCCACCAGTGGGGCCTACTTTCTCTGATTCATATCCTTACAGTGGATCCCCTTCCCATCATAGCAGTTCTGGAATGAAATCCTCGCCCTTTGCTTCATCTGCAGCCTCTTCTGGTGGAAGCAGCAACTACACACGACTCCCAACAGCCCAGATATTACCACAGGCACTGCCAACTGGGTCTAGTTCTGGTGGTTCTTCAGGGAATAGAGTGCCAATTGATGATGTGGTGGAGAAAGTTGCGACTATGGGGTTCTCAAGAGATCAAGTTAGGGCGACTGTGAGGAAGTTGACAGAGAACGGAAAGTCGGTTGATCTAAATGTGGTGCTGGATACGCTGATGAACGATGGGGAGATCCAGCCACAGAAGGGTTG TGGAGATCCGACCATGTTCGAGTCATTTTGGATgtggatgggcgaccgaggcAGCATCGTGATTCCGGCATGGCAAACCATGAGCTACTTCTCAGATGTGACCAACGTATGCTGGTTTCTGGAGCCTGAGTTTGCCCACGAGGTCCGGCGCCTCCACAGCCTCATAGGCAACGCTGTGACCGAGGATCGCTTCATCGTCGTCGGTACTGGCTCGACCCAGCTCTTCCAGGCTGCACTCTATGCTTTATCTCCCTCCAACACCTCCGAGCCCATCAACGTTGTTTCTGCCGTCCCCTACTACTCG TCCTACCCAGCAGTGACAGACTACCTTCGGTCCGGTCTTTTCCGGTGGGCTGGGGATGCATACACGTACAAGGGTGGCAAATACATTGAGCTGGTCTGTTCCCCCAACAACCCTGATGGCTCAATCAGGGAGGCCGTGCTGAACTCTGAGGCCGGAAAGACAGTCCATGACTTGGCCTACTACTGGCCTCAATACACTCCCATCAGCAGTGCAGCAGACCATGATATTACGCTGTTCACCGTCTCAAAAAGCACCGGCCATGCCGGAACCCGACTTGG GTGGGCTATAgtgaaggataaagatgttgcTAAGAAGATGGTAAAGTTCATAGAGCTGAATACTATCGGAGTGTCCAAGGACTCGCAGCTCCGAGCGGCAAAGATTCTTAAAGTGGTCTCAGATGGTTATGAGCTCCCTAACACCGAGAACACTTACAAGCTCTTTGACTATGGCCGATCTCTCATGACCATGCGGTGGGAGAAGTTGCGGGAAGCTGTTAAGGCCTCAGGCATCTTCAGCCTACCTGAGTTTCCCTCTAGCACCTGCAACTTTACTGGAGAGAGGACCGGAACCAACCCTG CTTTTGCATGGCTGAAGTGCGAAAAGGAGGGGATAAGTGACTGCGAGGGCTTTCTAAGGAGCTATGGAATACTTACTAGGAGCGGTAGGCACTTCGGAGCGGAGCCGAAATATGTGCGGGTTAGCATGCTGGATCGGGACGAGACCTTCAAACTTTTCATCGAACGGCTGTCGTCCCTTAACTGA